Part of the Streptomyces antimycoticus genome, TGTGATGTACGTCCCAATTCCGGGCTGAACATCTCCCCCTGTGCGATGCGTACTTGAGTCCGAGTAGGCCGACGCCGGGCGGGTGGCGGCCATCAGGAAGGGCTCCCTCCCCAAATCCGCCCCACAGGCCCCGGTCCCCCCATCCGGGGCCTGTGTCATGTCCGGAACCGGTTCATGTTTTGCCAATGCTTGGGTTTAGGTGGCGGTTGGGGCTACCCGACGGCGGTGACGGGCGACTCGTTCGCGGTTTCCGCAGATTTCGCTGGAGCACCAGCGCCTTCGGCGGCCGCGCGAGGTGTCGAGGTAGAGCAGTGAGCAGGTCTCCCCCTCGCAGCGCCGCAACTGCCCGCGTGCCACCGGGTCGGTGAGCAACTGCACCGCGTCCCGCGCGATCTGGGAGAGCAGCGCACCACAGTCGGGTTTCCCGGCGAGGGCGCGGACCAGCGTGCCGTCGGGGGTCCGTACGGCGCGCAGGGCGGGCGGGGCGGTGGCGGCCAGCGCGTTCATCCGCTCCAGGTCGGCACCGGCGGCGTGGCCCTCGACTTCGGTGTGGACGATGCGGTGCAGCAGATCGCGGGCCGCCCGGAAGCGGACGAGCCAGCGGTGGTCCACGACGTCGAGCGGGGTGCCGCCGGGCACCAGACCGGCGCCGAGCAGCCAGGCTCTGAGGGGCTCCACGCCGCCGAGCCGCTCGACGGGCGCCTCGCTGAGCCGGCCGCCGACGGTGGCCACCAGGTCCAGGCAGATCCGCCCCGAGTCGAACCGCAGGTCGTAGCCCGACGCCGCCGCCATGTTCCTGTCACCCCTTGGGGAAGGCCCGATCCGGTCACCTTTCAGAGTGCCCGGCCCGCCTGTCCCCCGGAACCCCTCCGGGGCGAGGGCGGGCGAACGCCTCGCAAACGCTTTGCGTGGGGCTCCGCGGGGTGGCCCTGTGGGGTGCCGCACCCGGCCCCTGGGCCGCACACCGAGTGCGGACCGTGGGCGCCTCCGGCGGAAAGCCCCCACCCCGCCCCTTCCCGAAAGAGGGGGCTCCCCCTTCCCGAAAGAGGGGGCTCCGCCCCCTCACCCCGCCGGGGCTCCGCCCCGGACCCCGCTCCTCACACGCCGGAGGGGCTGAATTGTCCGCCCCGGAACGGCACACCACCCGTGCCACCGCCCACCACACACCCCACCGCGCCCCCAAGGGCGCCCCTGCCCCGGGGCAACCCCGCGGCGCACCCCAGCAACCACCACCGCGCCCCCGGTGGGCAGCTACGCGTCCGCCGCGTACTTCGTTTCGGCCGAAGGGTCCAGCGCCAGTCTGTACCCGCGTTTGACCACGGTCTGGATGAGCTTGGGGAGCCGAGGGCCGTACGCAGGCGGGCCATCGCCGTTTCCACGGCGTGTTCGTCGCGGCCCGCGCCCGGCAGGGAGCGCAGCAGTTCCGCGCGGGCCACGACCCAGCCGGGGCGGCGGGCCAGGGCGCGTAGGAGGGCCATCCCCGCGGGTGGCACGGTGCGCAGTTCGCCGTCGACGACCACCGCGTGGCCGCGGATCTCCAGGCGTCGCCCGGCGACCGGCAACGGGCGGACCCGGGCCGGGAGTTCCGCGGTCAGCAGCTGGACGAGGGGGCCGAGGCGGAACCGTTCGGGCTGCGAGGTGGGTATGTCGTGGGCCTCCAGCGGGAGCGCGGTGACGGGGCCGACGCAGGCCGCCAGCACGTCGTGGCGGAGTGCGTCCAGGAGTTCCCCGCGCATCCCGCGCCGTTCGGCCCGGTCCAGCAGGCTCGCGGCGGCGGGGGCGCTGGTGAAGGTGACGGCGTCCAGGGCGCGGGCGACCGTGGCGTCCAGCAGTCGGTCGACGGGCCCGATGTCCTCCGGTGGCATCCAGCGGTAGACCGGCACCCCGACCACCTCCGCTCCCCCGGCGCGCAGCGACTCGATGAAGCCGGGCAGCGGCTCGCCGTGCAGCTGGATGGCGATGCGCTGCCCCTCGACACCCTCCTCCAGGAGCCGCTCGAGCACCTCGGCCATCGACTCGGAGGGCGGGGACCACTCCTCGGTGAGCCCGGCGGCCCGGATCGCCCCGCGCACCTTGGGCCCGCGGGCCAGCAGCCGCACCTCGCGCAGCCGGTCCAGGAGGGCGTCGCCCAGGCCCCAGCCGTCGGCGGCCTCGACCCAGCCGCGGAAGCCGATGGCGGTGGTGGCGATGACGACGTGCGGGGCGTGGTCGATCAACTGCTTGGTGGCGGCGAGGAGTTCGGAGTCGTCGGCCAGCGGCACGATCCGCAGCGCCGGCGCGTGCAGCACGGCCGCGCCGCGGCGCCGCAGCAGCGCGCCGAGCTCATCCGCGCGCCGTGCCGCGGTGACGCCCACGGTGAATCCGGCGAGAGGGCCGACGGGCGCCTCGGCGGCGGCAGCGGCTCCGGTCTGTTCTCGGTGCATGGCTCTCGTCCCGATCTCCCGATTCACTCGCGTATGGGCGCCTCCGTTCCGCATCCTGTCGCCGTCCCGTGACGGTGGCGGTTCGCGGAGGTTTCCCACCTGTAACGGAGCGTACGGCCGGGGGCTTCCCCGGCCGACCGTACGCCCCGAGCCGTAAGGACGCCCGCTCAGACATCCGCGTAGGCGGGTTGCCGCTCCGGCCGCGGATCATGCGTGTCCGGCTCGGCGGCGGGCGACGCCGAGGCAGGGCCGGCGCCGCGGAGGTATACGGCCCAGGTGACCGCGGAGCACACGGCGTAGAAGGCGAGGAAGGAGACGAAGGCGGGGGTGCCGGAGTGGGCGCTTGCGAACGACTCGCGGAAGACGAGGTTGATCCCGAGCCCGCCGAGCGCGCCGACCGCCCCGATCAGCCCCATCGCCGCGCCCGACAGCCGCCGCCCGTAGGACGCGGCCTCCTCGCCCTTCAGGCCCCGGGCGAGGGCCTTCGCCTGGAAGATGCCGGGGATCATCTTGAAGGTGGCGCCGTTGCCGAGCCCGCTGAGGACGAAGAGGGCGATGAAGCCGACGAGGAAGACGGGCAGCGACTTCTGCGCGGAGGCGTAGACGACCACGAGGGTCGCGGCGGCCATGGCGGCGAAGGTCCACAGCGTGATCTTCGCGCCGCCGTGTGCGTCGGCGAGCCGCCCGCCGACGGGGCGGATGAGCGAGCCGAGCAGCGGGCCGATGAAGGTGAGCGAGGCGGCCTGCAGCGGGGTGCGGTCGAACTGGTTCTGCAGCACCAGGCCGAAGGCGAAGCTGTAGCCGATGAACGAGCCGAAGGTGCCGATATAGAGCAGCGACATGATCCAGGTGTGGGCGTCGCGCGCCGCCTCCTTGGCCGCCCCGGAGTCGTTGCGCACCGGCGCCAGGTTGTCCATGAACAGCGCCGAGAGCACCGCCGCGACCACGATCAGCGGGAGGTAGACGGCGAGCACGAGCCGCGGATGGGCCGCCCCGGCGGTGCCGATGACCAGCAGTCCGATCAGCTGGATCACGGGCACGCCGATGTTGCCGCCGCCCGCGTTGAGCCCGAGCGCCCAGCCCTTCTTGCGCAGCGGGTAGAAGGAGTTGATGTTGGTCATGGACGAGGCGAAGTTGCCGCCGCCGACCCCGGTGAGCGCCGCGACCACCATGAAGGTGGTGTAGGAGGTCCCGGGCTCCATCACCGCGGCGGCGGTGATCGCGGGCACGAGGAGCGTCGCCGCGCTGATGATCGTCCAGTTGCGCCCGCCGAACCGGGCGACGGCGAAGGTGTACGGGACCCGAAGGATCCCGCCGACCAGCGTGGGCATGGCCACCAGGAAGAACTTCCCGGCCGCGTCGACGCCGTACTCCGGCCCCATGAACAGGACCATCACCGACCACAGGCTCCAGATGGAGAACCCGATGTGCTCGGAGAGGATGGAGAAGACCAGATTCCGGGTGGCGATCCGCTCCCCCTTCTCCCTCCAGAACGTCTCGTCCTCCGGGTCCCACTGCTCGATCCAGCGGCCCCCCTTGCGTGCGGCGGTGGTCGGGGCAGTCATCACGCCTCCACAGTTCTCGGTGTCGCTGCCCGACGGTAGGGACGGCGCATTACCGCGCTGTGGCGGCAGGTGACGCGGACGAAACCTTGCACTCACCTGCGGGGGCGGGGGGCGGTGAGGGGTTTTCCGGGGGCGCGGGGGTGCCGGGGCCGGGGCCTCGGGGTCCGGTCCCGGAGCTCCGGCGTTCCGGGATTCCGGGGATCCCGGGGATCCCTCATGCGGTGGAGTCGTGGCCATCGCATACGCGACGCGAGGTATCGCCCGGTACCGTACGCGGTGCACCGCCCGCCCGCCCCGCCGGAGGATCGCATGAGCAGCCAGCCGGATCACCCGCACGACCCGCTGGTGCCACAACCCGCCAGCACACCGGAGGCGCTGCGCGCGACAGTGGCGCAGGTCGCCGCTGGGTCCCTCGCCGCCTTCGACGCCGAACGCGCCGAAGCGGTGCGGCAGGCTCGCGCCGATGTGAGCGCTGCCCCGCTGCGCCGTTTCACCCGGCAGTGGGCCGTCAATGTGGCGATCGCGCGCCACCCGGCGCGCGCTGCCCGTCTCCGCAAGTTGGAAGCGCTGATCGCAGAAACGGACGACCTCGTCCAAGCTCGCGAGGCCGCCACGGAAGTCGGCCGGATCCTGGACGCCGCGTTCGCCGAGGCCGGGCTGAAGCGAGGAGACGCGTGAGTGACGCATGGCGCTGGGAGTACGAACCGGACGAAGCGCACGTCGTCGCCGGGCTGCCCGGCCACGTGATCAGCGAGGTCGAGCGCCTCGCGCATGAACTGGTCGACCTCGCCGGCCTGGGCGTCGACGTCGCCGATATCGGCAAGGGTCCTCAGCCGGGTGTCCCGGGTGGGCTGCGCCGCCTCGGTATCGGCGGGGATGGCTGGCTGTACTTCCTGGCCATGCCACGCCTGCGGCTCATCGTCATCACGCGCGTCATTCCGCCGTACGAAGATTTCTGATCATCACGCCCGCCTCCGGGCGTGGCAGCCAGGCGCCCGGTGGGCGGGCCAGCCAGTCGGACGTGGTGGCGAGCGTGTGGGCCGCCGCGTGGAGGGCGTCCAGGCCGGGGTGGTGCAGGTCGCGGCGCCAGAGCAGGGAGACCGGGGAGAGCGGGACCGGGTCGGTGAGGGGGCGCAGCACCGTGCCGGGGAGGTGGATGAACACCTCGCTGGCCAGCACCGACCAGCGGCGCTTGGTCACCACCCGGATGAACTCCTCGTCCCCCTCGATCTCCGGGAACGGCTCCGCCATCGCGATCCCGCGCCCCGCGAAGAGCTGTGCGGCCAGGTCGGTCCACTCGGTGGTGGTGGGGTTGCCCGCCGCCGCGTACAGGGTCTCGCCCGCGAGCGCGGCCAGCGGGATCTCCTCGAGCCCGGCCAGCGGATGGTCCTCGCGCAGGACCACGGCGATGCGCTCATAGCGGATGAGGCGGTGTTCCAGCCGGGCGAGCACGGCGGGGTCGAGGCCGTGGGCCCGGCCGAAGGAGACGTCGAGGCGGCCGGCGAGGAGCTCGGCGGCGGCCCCGGCCAGTCCGCTGTGGAAGCGGGCCACCAGCTCGGTCTCGGGGCCGAGGCGGTGCCGCGCCTCCGTCAGCACCTGGCTCCCCGTGCTCACCGGGGCGCCCACGTCCACCAGCAGCGGGCGGTGCTCGGCCCCGCTGAAGGCCGCCGCCAGGTCGTCCTGGGCCTGGAGCACCCGCCGGGCGTACGGGAGCAGCCGCTCACCCGCGGCCGTGAGGGCGACCTGGCGGGTGGTGCGGACGAACAGCTCCGCGCCCAACTCCCGCTCCAGGCGTCGGATGTCGCGGCTGAGGGCCTGCTGGGCGACGTAGAGGCGGGCGGCGGCGCGGGTGAAGTGCAGTTCGTCGGCGACGGCGGTGAAGGCGCGCAGCAGGCGCGGTTCGATGTCCCGGTTCACGCGCACCATGGTGGCCGACGCGACCCCCGATCCTTCACCTGACCGGCATTGACAACGGATATGCGTGAATGGGCCCGGATCAGGTGTTGGACCGGCCCCGGGCGGCCCCGCGACCGTGGTGGGGTGATCCTCTTCCTCGCCTCCCGGCCCGTCGTGCCCGGTCCTTCCCGTCCCGCCTCCCGGCCCGGCGCCGCCCCCGCCCCGCCGCGCCGCCGCCGCTCGCCGCTCGCCCCGTACCGCCGGCTCTTCGCCGCCCCCGGTGCGCTCGCCTTCACGCTCGCGGCCCTCGTCGGACGGCTGCCGGGCTCGATGCTCGGCGTCTCCACGGTGCTGATGATCGCCACGGTGCGGGACTCCTTCGCGCTCGCGGGCGCCGTCTCGGCGACCGGAGTCGCGGTGACAGCGGTCTCGGGGCCGCTGCTGGGGCGGCTGGTCGACCGGTACGGGCAGGCCAGGGTCGCGGTCCCCGCCGTCCTCGTCTTCGTGGCCGGGGCGACCGCCATGGTGCTGTGCGTCCACTTCGGCGCCCCGGCCTGGGCGCTGTTCTGCTGCGCTGCGGGCTCGTCCGGCGTGCCCAGCCTGGGCGCGATGACCCGCGCCCGTTGGGCCGCGCTGCACCGCGACGACCCGGCCGCCCGGCACACCGCCGCCTCCTTCGAGCAGGTCGTCGACGAGGTCTGCTTCATGGCCGGGCCCGCGCTGGCCATGGTGCTGTGCACGGCGGTCCTCCCCGAGGCGGGGCTGGTCGCGGCGGCGGCGCTGCTGCTCACCGGCACCCTGCTGTTCGCCGCCCAGCGCCGCACCGAGCCGCCGCCGGAACCGCACACCGCCCGGGGCCGCGTGCTCCTCACCCCCGCCCTGCGGGTCGTGCTGTTGACCTTCCTCGCGACCGGCGCGGTCTTCGGCTCGATGGAGGTGGCGACGGTCGCCGCCGTCGGCTCGTACGGGGGCTCCACGGCGAGCAGCGCCGTCCTCGCCCTCCAGGCCGCCGGGTCCTGCGCCGCCGGGCTGGTCTTCGGCGCGCTGCCACCACGGGGTACGGCCGGAGGGCGCCTGGTGGCGGGCGTGGCCGCGATGGCCCTGGCCGTCCTCCCCCTCCTGACCGCCCACAACCTCGCCACCCTCGCCCCGCTGCTCTTCCTGGCGGGCATGGCCACGGCCCCCACGATGATCACCGGGATGACCCTGGTCCACCGCCTGCTCCCGTCGGCCCGCCTCAACGAGGGCATGACCACCGTGTACACCGGTCTGCTCATCGGCATCTCCACGGGCGCCGCGGTGGGCGGCTGGACGGTGGACCACCTGGCCCCCACCTCGGCCTACCTCACCCCGGCGACGGCGGCCGCCCTCGCCTTCGCCATCGCCTGGTCGGGCCGGGGTTGTCTGCGGGCCCCGCTACGGTCCGTACCGCAAGCACACGGCTCGGAGGGCCGACCATGACCACATCGCCGGAACCCGCGGACGTCCCCGCGCAGTGACGTCGACCGAGCCGGGCGTCAGGACCCGTCCGTCTCCGCCAGGAAGGGCGTGAGCAGCGACAGCAAGGGGCCCGGGCGCTCCTCCGGGAGGTAGTGGCCGCTGTCGTCGACCACGGCACCGCGGGTCGCCGGGGCGACGTGGCCGAGGCTGTGGAGAGGGGCCGGGCCACCGGCCCGGCCACAGCCGATGGCCAGGGTGGGCATCGGCAGCCGGGTGCGGGCGAGTTCGGTGAGGGCGGCGGTGTCGGCGGGCGCGTTGCGGTAGTACGCGAAGCCGTTGGCCAGCCGACCCGGCCGGGTGTAGCTGCTCAGATAGGTGTCGACATCGGAGGGGCGGATGGCCCCGCTCTCCATGGCGTGCGCGTAGAAGTGCTCCAGCAGGATCCGCTCCCGGCCCGCCGCCAGCTCCTCCGCGAGACCGGGTACCGAGAAGAAGCCGAAGTGCCAGAGCCCGGCGCGGGCGATCAGCTCGCTCAGCCCGAAGCCGTGCAGCGGCACGGCGAGCAGGGTGAAGCTGCGGACGTGCGCGGGGTGGGCGGCGGCCCACGCATAGCCGATGGGGCCGCCCAGATCGTGGCCGACGACATGGACCCGGTCCAGGCCCAGTTCGGCGCGCCAGGCGTCAAGGAGGTCGGCGGCGATCCGGACGCCGTGGCCGCGCGGGGAGGAGCCCGAGTCGCCGAGGCCCGGCAGGTCCACCGCGAACACCTCGTGGTCGCGGGCGAGTTCGGGGATCACCTTGCGCCAGGCGTACCAGGTCTGCGGCCAGCCGTGGAGCAGGACGACGGGGGTCCCCGATCCCGCCCGCACCCAGTGCAGCCGTACGCCCTCGATCGTCGTCTCGCGGTGTTCCCGATCTCCTTGGTGTTCCCGGTGTTCCTGGTGCTCTCGGTGTTCTCGCGTCGCGTTCATGCGGGCCAGTCGAGCACCGGCACCCCGGTATTTTCTTCTTTGATATATGAGAGGTGAAGGGATTATTCGCGATCAGATATAGGCTTGGCTCTCATGGAGCTGCGCCATCTGCGCTATGCACTCGCCCTCTCCGAGCACGCCCACTTCGGCCGCGCCGCCGCCGCGCTGGGCATTCGGCAGCCGCCGCTGTCCCAGCAGATCAAGGCGCTGGAGACCGAGTTGGGCGTACAGCTCTTCGACCGCACCGGGCACGGGGTGCGGCCCACCGCCGCGGGCGAGGCGTTCCTGGCCCGGGCCCGGCAGGTGCTGGACCATCTCGCCCTCGCCGTACGGGACGCGGCCGACGCCGGCCGGGGCGAGACCGGTTCGCTCGCCATCGGCTTCCTCGGCACCGCGCTGGCCGCCGTACTGCCCGAGGTGCTCACCGCCTTCCGGACCCGCCGCCCGCAGGTCCGGCTGGAGCTGCGCGAACTCCCCAGCACCCGGCAGATCGAGGCGCTGCTGGACGGCAGCCTGGACGCCGGGGTCATCTGCGGCCCGCCGCCCGCGGCCGCCCGGCGGCGGCTGAGCAGCCTTCCGCTGGGCCGGGAGACGCTGGTGGCGGCGGTGCCGTCCGGCCATCCGCTGACCGGTGCCGCGTCCGTGCCCGTACGGGCGCTGGACGGCGAGCCGCTGATCCTCTCCTCGCGGCAGGCCGAGCCCGCCGCCGCCGATGTGGCGCTCGCCGCATGCCGCGCGGCCGGGGTCGAGCCGAGGATCGCGCATGAGGCGCACAATCTGCACACCCTGCTCGGGCTGGTCGCCTGCGGGCTGGGGATCGGCATCGGACCGGCGGGGATGCGGCGCTTC contains:
- a CDS encoding nitrate/nitrite transporter produces the protein MTAPTTAARKGGRWIEQWDPEDETFWREKGERIATRNLVFSILSEHIGFSIWSLWSVMVLFMGPEYGVDAAGKFFLVAMPTLVGGILRVPYTFAVARFGGRNWTIISAATLLVPAITAAAVMEPGTSYTTFMVVAALTGVGGGNFASSMTNINSFYPLRKKGWALGLNAGGGNIGVPVIQLIGLLVIGTAGAAHPRLVLAVYLPLIVVAAVLSALFMDNLAPVRNDSGAAKEAARDAHTWIMSLLYIGTFGSFIGYSFAFGLVLQNQFDRTPLQAASLTFIGPLLGSLIRPVGGRLADAHGGAKITLWTFAAMAAATLVVVYASAQKSLPVFLVGFIALFVLSGLGNGATFKMIPGIFQAKALARGLKGEEAASYGRRLSGAAMGLIGAVGALGGLGINLVFRESFASAHSGTPAFVSFLAFYAVCSAVTWAVYLRGAGPASASPAAEPDTHDPRPERQPAYADV
- a CDS encoding CGNR zinc finger domain-containing protein, with product MAAASGYDLRFDSGRICLDLVATVGGRLSEAPVERLGGVEPLRAWLLGAGLVPGGTPLDVVDHRWLVRFRAARDLLHRIVHTEVEGHAAGADLERMNALAATAPPALRAVRTPDGTLVRALAGKPDCGALLSQIARDAVQLLTDPVARGQLRRCEGETCSLLYLDTSRGRRRRWCSSEICGNRERVARHRRRVAPTAT
- a CDS encoding LysR family transcriptional regulator, translated to MELRHLRYALALSEHAHFGRAAAALGIRQPPLSQQIKALETELGVQLFDRTGHGVRPTAAGEAFLARARQVLDHLALAVRDAADAGRGETGSLAIGFLGTALAAVLPEVLTAFRTRRPQVRLELRELPSTRQIEALLDGSLDAGVICGPPPAAARRRLSSLPLGRETLVAAVPSGHPLTGAASVPVRALDGEPLILSSRQAEPAAADVALAACRAAGVEPRIAHEAHNLHTLLGLVACGLGIGIGPAGMRRFRHVGVTLLPLEPAAAGLEFHLAHRFGPVPSVLGAFLRTVRQVHRG
- a CDS encoding LysR family transcriptional regulator; the encoded protein is MVRVNRDIEPRLLRAFTAVADELHFTRAAARLYVAQQALSRDIRRLERELGAELFVRTTRQVALTAAGERLLPYARRVLQAQDDLAAAFSGAEHRPLLVDVGAPVSTGSQVLTEARHRLGPETELVARFHSGLAGAAAELLAGRLDVSFGRAHGLDPAVLARLEHRLIRYERIAVVLREDHPLAGLEEIPLAALAGETLYAAAGNPTTTEWTDLAAQLFAGRGIAMAEPFPEIEGDEEFIRVVTKRRWSVLASEVFIHLPGTVLRPLTDPVPLSPVSLLWRRDLHHPGLDALHAAAHTLATTSDWLARPPGAWLPRPEAGVMIRNLRTAE
- a CDS encoding MFS transporter, coding for MILFLASRPVVPGPSRPASRPGAAPAPPRRRRSPLAPYRRLFAAPGALAFTLAALVGRLPGSMLGVSTVLMIATVRDSFALAGAVSATGVAVTAVSGPLLGRLVDRYGQARVAVPAVLVFVAGATAMVLCVHFGAPAWALFCCAAGSSGVPSLGAMTRARWAALHRDDPAARHTAASFEQVVDEVCFMAGPALAMVLCTAVLPEAGLVAAAALLLTGTLLFAAQRRTEPPPEPHTARGRVLLTPALRVVLLTFLATGAVFGSMEVATVAAVGSYGGSTASSAVLALQAAGSCAAGLVFGALPPRGTAGGRLVAGVAAMALAVLPLLTAHNLATLAPLLFLAGMATAPTMITGMTLVHRLLPSARLNEGMTTVYTGLLIGISTGAAVGGWTVDHLAPTSAYLTPATAAALAFAIAWSGRGCLRAPLRSVPQAHGSEGRP
- a CDS encoding alpha/beta fold hydrolase encodes the protein MNATREHREHQEHREHQGDREHRETTIEGVRLHWVRAGSGTPVVLLHGWPQTWYAWRKVIPELARDHEVFAVDLPGLGDSGSSPRGHGVRIAADLLDAWRAELGLDRVHVVGHDLGGPIGYAWAAAHPAHVRSFTLLAVPLHGFGLSELIARAGLWHFGFFSVPGLAEELAAGRERILLEHFYAHAMESGAIRPSDVDTYLSSYTRPGRLANGFAYYRNAPADTAALTELARTRLPMPTLAIGCGRAGGPAPLHSLGHVAPATRGAVVDDSGHYLPEERPGPLLSLLTPFLAETDGS